In Nitrosomonas ureae, the sequence CCGGTTCGAATACTGACCCGGCGCACTTTGCTGTGCTCAATCCTGGAGGCTTCCTGTTCCCAGTCGTGGCAAAGGGTCTGCATAAAACTGAGCCGCTCCGGAACAGCATAGGATTCGTCATACAGATCATCGCCTGCACCTGGATAAATACCGATTGCCGAGCCGCAGACGAAGGTGCGCAGGCTTTCTGGTGCAGCAGCTACTAATTTGCGGGTGCTGAGGATACGTGAAGCATAAATCTCGTGCTTGCGTGCTTCGGTCCAACGGCCATTTCCCAGATTCTCGCCCATCAGATTGATGATGATCTGGCAGTCGTGCAGTGCCTCTGCAGGGACGTCTTGCGTGGCATAGTCCCAATCAAATGCCGGTGCATTGAGAGTTTGGCTTGCGTGTTTGCCGTCACGGCTCAATATCCTGACCGTGTGATGTTCCCGCTGCAGCCGTTGCACCAGGTGACGACCAATAAATCCCGTTGCGCCCGTTATGAGTATGATCATTTTGGTATGCTCATGGACAGATATGAAGATACATGCAGGATACACCTATTACTGATTTTTTTCAGACAGGCGAGGAGTAGATATTCGATTTTCTGTGCGCAAAAACTGTCATAGCATTGCTATCTGACACAGTTGACGTGTCGCAGGTTGCTATTTTTATGTTTCCATCCAATCAAATTGTATCTGTTTATGGCGCACCAGACGCAACGTTTGAATATTGTTGCGGATACCTGTAATACTGCTCGCAATTGCGAGCTGAATTGCTTCTGAAAATCGTTGAAGAAGGGAGTTAAACATAAATGGGCACTAAAACCCGTTTACTTAAAAGCATTGAGATAATTTTAGAGTTCTATACTTATTTGTATTTTGTTATACAATCATATCGGAACTTATAATTATGTTTGAGAACAATGTAATAAGTAGTAAATCCAAAGCTTACTTCAGGAATGAACAAGATATGCTGTTTTCCAGTATCTTAATTATTTTAACCTTAACTTTATCTGCATGTTTGACAGAAAGTCATTTACATCAGGCAATTAGATTCTCTGAGGCGTCGATAACCGCTGATGACGGAGCTACAATCGCAAAGCACTCAACGACTGCAATAATTCATGCACTTTCGGTGCAAGACCAAGAATATATCTCGTCAGCCGGACGCATTCATTTAGCCATGGCCATTGTCAGTCTGGAGCAAGCGATTGCAAATGGAAATTACGATGAGGATGATTCAGCAAGGAATGCCGCGCGTGTTGCTATAGCTCATTTCAAAGAGATTAAGAAATAATCCACTAAGTTAATCTGCAATGCCCCAAAGTTTGCGCCGCTGATTCGCGCGAAGGACATCACTCGAATAGTCTTCCTCAGTGTCCGGCTTTTAACAGGGGCGTTAAGTACGCTCTTCAGATTCAGAGCCAAGTTTTTTTGCGAGCTCTCACCTGTTTATCTTTTTAGTTCCAGAAGCTCCGATAAGAAACTCGACTGCAAACGATCAAATTTCTTATCTAATGCAAATTTTTGCCGTGACCTCTTGCCAGGTAACTTTCCGATTGCATCTCCATCAGGCGTGAAATCGTGCGTTCAAATTCAAAACTGATTTCCCCTCCGGCATATAGCGATTGCAGGGGAACAGCGGCTGAACACAACAGTTTGACACCATGCTCATATAGCGCATCGATCAAATGAATGAAGCGCCTGGCTTCGTTGTTGTTCTCCTGGTCGAATTGTGGGATCGCAACCAGGATGACGGTATGGTAGGTTCTGGCAATGGCGAGATAATCTGCGGTACCGAGAGGATTTGCGCACAGGCGCTTAAACGAAAAAACGGCAACGCCTCGCGCCGCTTTGGGAACGAACAGTGTTCGACCCTGTACCGTTAATTCTTCGCTGGGAACTTTGTCCCGGTCTTCCACACGGCGGTCGGTGAGACGGAAGAACGTGGCCGACAGCTCGTCCGTAGTAGCTTGGTTAACTGGAAAGTAGTAAGTTTGCGCACCTTTCAGGCGGTTATAGCGATAATCGATCGGGCCTTCCAGTGAAATGATCTCAAATTTATCCCGTATCTGTTGAATGAATGGCACAAAACGCTGACGATTCAAACCGTTTTTATAGAGATCGTCGGGAGGCCTATTCGAAGTTGTGACGACCACTACACCTTGTGCAAACAGTTCGGTGAAAAGCCGGGTCAGAACCATTGCATCGGCGATATCGGTTACCTGGAATTCGTCAAAACATAATAGCATTGAAGTATCGGCTATTTTTCTCGCGATCGAAGGAATAGGGTCAGCGTCACTGGCACGGAAGCCCTGTTGTGCACGTTCCCGTACTGAAAATTCATGCCAGCTTTTAAGTTGGGCATGAATATCCAGCATGAATTCATGAAAGTGAACGCGTTTCTTGGAAGTGATGGGAATCGTCATATAAAACAGATCCATCAGCATGGATTTGCCACGTCCCACGCCTCCATGAAGATAAATGCCTTTGGGCGCCGATTTATTATTTCCAAACCAACGAAGCAATCGAATAGGCCATTTTTTCCCGATTGTGCGCGAGTTAATCAATTCACCAT encodes:
- the zapE gene encoding cell division protein ZapE, translated to MLHATVQKSPETEYHALISAGELQPDADQAKAVAALERLHGELINSRTIGKKWPIRLLRWFGNNKSAPKGIYLHGGVGRGKSMLMDLFYMTIPITSKKRVHFHEFMLDIHAQLKSWHEFSVRERAQQGFRASDADPIPSIARKIADTSMLLCFDEFQVTDIADAMVLTRLFTELFAQGVVVVTTSNRPPDDLYKNGLNRQRFVPFIQQIRDKFEIISLEGPIDYRYNRLKGAQTYYFPVNQATTDELSATFFRLTDRRVEDRDKVPSEELTVQGRTLFVPKAARGVAVFSFKRLCANPLGTADYLAIARTYHTVILVAIPQFDQENNNEARRFIHLIDALYEHGVKLLCSAAVPLQSLYAGGEISFEFERTISRLMEMQSESYLARGHGKNLH
- a CDS encoding TIGR01777 family oxidoreductase, which codes for MIILITGATGFIGRHLVQRLQREHHTVRILSRDGKHASQTLNAPAFDWDYATQDVPAEALHDCQIIINLMGENLGNGRWTEARKHEIYASRILSTRKLVAAAPESLRTFVCGSAIGIYPGAGDDLYDESYAVPERLSFMQTLCHDWEQEASRIEHSKVRRVSIRTGVVLGDGGMLKKLLPIFRMGLGGPVGNGRQWLPWIHIDDLVSVFCEAALDTRYHGPVNAVSPNPVRYREFATALGKALHRSAFFPTPAFILKLALGEAAALALNSYHITPKRLLEDYGFKFKFVHLSDALADLFVES
- the smbP gene encoding small metal-binding protein SmbP, whose product is MFENNVISSKSKAYFRNEQDMLFSSILIILTLTLSACLTESHLHQAIRFSEASITADDGATIAKHSTTAIIHALSVQDQEYISSAGRIHLAMAIVSLEQAIANGNYDEDDSARNAARVAIAHFKEIKK